In the genome of Planococcus donghaensis, the window TCCGGCCGAACCTGCTTATCAAGAGAAGCCATGCAGCATTGATGCTTGAACGGGCAGGGGTTGATTTAACGCCAGTCCGCTCAGCAACAACTTTCAGTGATGTGCCAATAAATCATCCAGAACATAGCAGCATACAAAAATTGTATAGGGCTGGAATCATTGACGGCACTGGAAATGGAACATTTAGCCCCGATAGTTATCTGACACGGGAGCAGATGGCCAAAATCCTAGTGAATGCTTTCGATTTAACACCTGCAAAAGAATACGTTCCATCAAAATTTACTGATGTGCCGAACAACCATTGGGCATACAATTATATTCGTACACTTGGTTCGCGACAGATCACTCTTGGTTACAGTAAGGGCATCTACATGCCAAAGGAACAGCTGACGCGAGCTCAACTCGCTATGTTCTTGACCAGAGCGACCGGTGAATGAAATTTCTTCAACTTAATTGTTTAAAGTGACACTAACAAAAAAAGAGTTCATATCTCATCTCGCACCGCTTTCAGCGGTGCTTTTCTATATAATCTTAGAGATACTCGATAAAAATTTATTTTTGCTGATAAATTGGTTTAAGGCAAAATTACTAAATCAAGCGTTGAAAATGTCGCATAATGGTTTATACAAAAAGTCGCCTATATATGTCCAGACGAAGTAAAGGGTATTGTACAAGTAAAGCGTCCACAGCTTTCCTTAACTAAATTTAGAAAAGGTAATTCTTATTTAAAATAATCTAATTCACAGAGAAAAGAGAAAGAAGACCCGATTTAATCAGCCTCTTCTCTCTCTTTCTATTTATATAACTTCCAATAATCCGGAATATGTGAACTAAATCATTTATTTCATTCAATTAATAACTCTCTTTTATCTCACTTTTTATTCATCATGAAAACGCCACTTAAAATGAGGAGCATCGCGCCCCAATCACTAACTAAAATCAGTTCATTTGCTAGAAAAGCCCCAATCAATAAAGAAACCACAGGTGGGATATACGTTGCAGTAGAAGCAATTATTGCTCCTAAATACTTTACGATTACATAATACAGAATGTAGGCTAATCCAGTTCCGAGCAATCCAAGCCCAACTAAAACACCAAGCAAGGCGACACCGTCCGACTGGATATTACCGATTCCTTGTAAATCGCCAAAGAAGCCAATGGCGATTATTGCAATCAGCATTTGATAACTTGTCAGTGCTGCGGGTGGAATGTTCATAGGTGTTATATATTTCCTTGCATAAACAAAAGAAACACCAATGCTGAGAGAACCCATCAGCATGTAGAAAACACCGTTGATATCAAGACCTGCAGCCCCACTCTCCCACGGTCTGGCAATAATAATCACGCCAATCAAGCCGATTCCAATGCCAGCTACTGCTTTTCCCGTAATTTTTTCTTCTTTTAACAGTACGAATGTTGCGATGGCCGAAAAAATTGGAATAGCCCCGCTTAAAGCTCCTGCAATGCCCGACTCCAACAAAGCGGTGCCTTGTGCAAAACAGTAATAGTAAATGGTGGTTGCGAGAAAGGACATAATGAAAAAGTGGTGGATATTTTTTAGATGTGCAACGTTAAATTGACTTTTGTATAGCGCATAGAGAAACACCGGAACAAAACCGGCTACTACTCTTAAAAATACAATTTGTAACGGCGTAATCCACTCAGCTGCCCATTTCATAAACAGAAAATTGGTTCCCCATATCACACCAAGGGAAAGATAGGCCAAATAATAGACATTCACATTCCGGAGCACTTTCTATTCCCCCTTTGTCTCTCCTATTTATACAAGAGACGCATTAGAGCGAGATTAATTTCTTTCTAAGTTGTACTGCAGCGTTTATCGCTTGTTGATCATTGTAGATATCTCCTGGTTTGTTAGCTTCTCCAATAATGTACCCTTCAAAAGACAGCCCAAAAAAGTCGAAAATATAGGTGAACTGTTGGATCAAGGGCAAGCCTTTGATAGTAGGAGAATCGCCACCTACCGCAATGACATAGGCCTTCTTATGGGACATCCTTTCCTTGAAGTCCTTAAAACGGGCATCTTTCATTGTTTGAGACCATCTGTCTACAAAATTTTTCATTTGCCCTGACATGCTGTACCAGTAGATGGGTGTTGCAAAGATGAATGTCTCGTGCTGCATCATGCGGGACAGAATTGCGTCATAGTCATCTTCTACAATGGGAAATCCTTCTTCCTCATGGCGCCTGTCTTCGATTGAATTGATAGTGAAATCATTCAAGTAGATGGAATCCACTTCTATGTTTTCAATTGCTAGTTTGGTCAACGTTTCGGTGTTCCCATTTGGCCGGGTGCTTCCATAAATAACAGCAATGCTCAAGGTAATCTCTCCTTTTTGATAGGTTCTTCTTTTTAGCGTAAACTAGAAGCAGGCATCAGTAAAACGGATTATTACGTTTAGACCAATCGTTATTTCCGATTAAGGAGAGATACATGTGAATACAAAACAACTTATCACCTTCAAGATTGCTTCGGAAACACTGAATTTCACAAAAGCGGCCACTGTCCTTAATTTTGCTCAATCCAGCATCACCGCGCAAATCAAAGCATTGGAAGAGGAACTGGGAAAACCGTTATTTGAACGGTTAGGCAAGCGCCTGATCCTGACGGAAGCTGGGAAAGAGTTTAAAGGTTATGCAGAAAAAATGATCAAGTTGGATGAAGAAGCGAAACTGGCGATCAGTGGAAAAGAGATATCTTTTGAAACCCTTATTATCGGGGCACAGGAAAGTCAATGCACATATCGGCTGCCGACTATTTTGAAAGAATTTAAGACCCAGTATCCGAATGTGAAATTAATCTTCAAGCCCGCACATTCGGATGAAGCTGCGAGATTGCAATTGATGAACGGACAGTTAGATGTAGCCTTCATCATGGATGTCTCAAAACCTGAAGAAGCGTTGACGATCAAACCCTTAATCCAAGAAGAAATTGTTTTAGTCGTTGCCTCTGATCATGTGCTAGCTGCACAACCTGAAGTAACGCTGAAAGATATTGAGAACGAAACGCTGTTATTAACCGAAACCGGCTGTTCGTATCGGAAGCTATTGGAACATGCTTGTCACGAGGAAAATGTTTATCCTATGGATCAGTTTGAATTCAGTAGTATTGAGGCGATCAAACAGTGCGTTATTGCCGGTTTGTGAATTGCTGCATTGCCGACGATGGTAGTAGATCAAGATATCAAATCGGGAAAATTGAAAACCTTGAAGTGGGCAAACAACATTCCGCCTATTTTTACCCATATCGCTTGGCACAAAGACAAATGGATGTCCCCTTCTTTGAAAGATTTTATCGAATTAACTCAGAAAAGCTTCCTAATAAAGTGACTAAGCCACTAGTACGTTAAAACCAATACATTTTCGATAGAAATAAGCGTTTCTACACGGTCACTTCTCTGCATGAAAAAAAGAAGCTCTCACTTGAGCTTCTTCTTTCAAAAACTTGCTGAAATATAAAGTTATATATTATGGATCCTCATTCTAGTTACGCATTTTTTTGAGTCCTTATAAATTCCAACTAACTCCCGTTGCCTTTTCCGAGACTTCCCATAGTCTTTTTGATACTTTCTTATCTAAGGCATGAGCTTTAATACCACAGTTGCCAACAGGCCCCACCCAGTTGGCTCTTCCTGTAGGACCATAAAATCCACTCTCATCTAGATTGCTCTCTGTTGCACACATGAGTTCAGGGTATGCACCTTTTTCTGCTGATTGAACCATAGGTGACAATTTCATTAAACCGAATACAATTCTCATGCCTAAGCTCCCGCTTGTTGTTATTAATGACGTAGAAGACGAACCGGGATGACAGGCATAAGCCTTAACATTGGTATTACCTGCTTTTTTCAGGCGGTCTTGCAATTCATAGATACTCATAATTTGCGCCAGTTTACTTTGACTATACACATTATTTCCTTGATAACCCTTATCCCAATTCATGTCATCAAATTTGATGGTTTTAATCCCCATATCATACCCCATACTCCCTACAGTCACTATTCGACCATTAGATTTATCAATCAGGTCAAATAGTAAAGCCTGTAAGGTCCAATGACCATAATAGTTCACACCAAGTTGACTTTCAAAGCCATCGACCGTAAATTTCTGTTCTGGTACTTGAGCAATCGCCCCGTTACACAGAAGTGCATCAATACGGTCTACCTTTTTAAGAACTTCTGCTGCTGCCGCCTTAACCGAAGCTTGATTTCCCAAATCCATGGTCACATATGAGACATCAACATCAACACCGAGTTCTTCTTTTATTTTCCCCATACATTCTTCTGATTTCTTAGGATTCCGATTTAATGTCACTACTTTAGCCCCTTTTGAAGCGAGGATTTTAGTTGCTTCAAATCCTGTACCACTTGTTGCACCTGTAATAACGTATGTTTTTCCTTTTAATGAACCGATGCGAGCCGGTGTCCATCCGTTTTTTCCAAATTGTAAATCTGCCATTTTTTTAATCTCCTTATAATCTACTCTTAGTATTTGGTTTACTTTTTCTTTATTTCGGATATACACTTTCTTTCATTTCCATACCTTTTGAACTTCCTAGCAAGTTGTTTAGCCTCGCTCTACAAATATATTAACTCTCAGTTCCATTAATAACGAGGTGTAATCATCTCTTAAAATTGCCTATTTGTATCAGGTGCGTTGAATTATGTATATAATCATGGTAAATTAACTGTATGAGCAAACAAAAAATAAAACAAATAATCGAAAACACAATAACTGAAGATGGAATGATGAAAACTGGCATCAAAGGTGTACACCTTTTCCGAGTCAGTGACACAAGGCTTTGTGCTCCCGCAATATACAAGCCTACGGTTGTAGCCGTTCTAAACGGAACGAAAGAAGCTGTTTTAGACGGAAAGTCTTTTAAGTATGACAGTAGTAAATACATGTGTTGTACAATGACAATGCCTGTAGAGGCTGGAACACCTGAAGCTTCACCTGAAAATCCGTTACTTGGTGTTTATATCTCCCTTGATACTAAAGTAATGACCGAATTAGCTATTGAAATGCAAAACGCATCGGGTGCCCTAAGTAAGTCTAAAAGCAATCAGCCCCCACCTGGGTTAGCATATTCAAATTGGGATGAAACTTTTACAGAAGCATTACTTCGCCTGATGCAGTTAGGAGAAAATCCATTAGATACTTTAATTCTCGGGGAAAGTAGACTCCGTGAATTATACTATGCCGTTTTGAAAGGAGAAGCCGGTAATTCCGCTATGCGAGCTTTTGGCATAGGCAATGAAATATCAAGATCAATTGTATATTTGTCTTCAAATCTAGATAAAGCAATTACAATCGAAGATATGGCTGAACAAGTTGGAATGAGTAGAGCAGTCTTCCATCGGAAGTTTAAACAGGCAACAAGTATGTCACCCATTCAATTTGCAAAGTCAATGCGCCTCAACAGTGCTGCCATGAGGATGGCAACTGGCATGACAGTAAATGAAGCTGCATTTGAAGTTGGGTATATTAGTTCCTCTCAATTTAGTAGAGAGTTCAAGCGAATGTATGGACTATCACCTAAACAATGGAGTTCATCAAATCAATTATCATCAGAACTGATGCGACGTAATGAAAATTACTTTGATGAATTTCAGCAGTCAGTCACATAATTAACTAACATTAAAAGACAAAAAAGGTAGGAATTTATGAATGTTCATAAATTCCTACCTTTTTAATGTTTCTCTTAATAAAGTTGAAAAACAATAGCAGTTAACCGTTTTTTCTTATAATACCTAGCCATTAATGTGGTTTAAAAAACGCAATATTATCTTCATAACCAACTTTACATGAATAGTCATCGTAACCCTATTGTAGGAAAAAGTCACCACCTTTCCCCTATATGATTCGATTGGTTTGGCAATTACTTGATATCGGTCACAAATAATTTCCAAATTCCTCTTTTTCAAATTTGCGATTTAACAGGTTGGAAAAGAAAAAATAATCTTTCACGGCTTTGGCCTCTTGCCTACAGGACACATTCTCCAATTTCCGGAAAATAGGTTGAATTTGCACATGAGACAATGAAAGATTTTGTGATTCATCGGTGTTTCCAGTAGTTCGACGAGCACTATGTAATTGATGTATGGTCGGCCAGTACTGCCTTATCTATAGTCATCTTCAAAAAATCGCTCTTCTTGATAAGGGTTAAACTTGGTCAGGAAAGTTGCCCGCCAGGCTCCTCCACAACGGTAATGGTTTTTTATAACCGCCTGTTTTGAATCGCTAAATTGGATACCGAGGCGACATATAGATTCCTCTCCACGACCTGTTATAGGTATTCGTTGAATACGAGTTTCCTCATGGAATCTTCTCCCGATTAAGTTAGCTAAATGTCGCATGCCGCGGCCAGAAAAAAGAAAAACCCCAAATGGATCACTTTTTCAAAGTGTCTACCATTTGGGGGACTTTTAGTGATTTCTATCTTCCCTTTAAGTTCGCCTGTTCTTGCATCATTCAACCTGTTCACTACTTGTTGTTCTAGAAAGTTCTTTTGCAGCTAAACCCACTATTTTCAACAATTCTTTCAATTGCTCTTTCTGGCTATTATCTAAAGAAGCTAAATTTTCCATAATCATATCGACATGTTTTGGAAAAATTTCGTCGAACAACACTTGCCCCTTATCGGTTAATAAAACTCGGCAATAACGTTTATTTTCCTCATCAAGCTCACGCTTTACCAACTCTTTTTTCTCCAGCTTGTTGACGACATATGTGATACTTCCACTTGGTACCATTAACTTGTCACTGATTTCTTGAATATAATGTGGCCCTTTGTTATAAAGCAATTCTAACACCATAAAATTTTCAATCGTCAATCCATGACTAGCAATATCCTTTTTTGCATTATCCGTAAGGGCTTTAGTTGTTTTCATCCAAGTCCGGAATAATTTTAAATCGATTTCTGCTTGACTAAAATTTCCTTCCACTCACAATCGCCTCCGATTTCTCTCTCTTCAGCATAAGGGTTTAGTGAAATTTATCCAAGTAAAAATGAGTAATTTGAAAACAGGACAACCACTGATAGCACCAATAAAACAAGCGGCATCATCATATCTTTTGCTTTATCTTTTACTTTAATATGTGTGAATATCGCTCCAATCATTGTCGCTACTGCAAGAAAAGCGCCAATCGCAGCTAA includes:
- a CDS encoding DMT family transporter, which gives rise to MLRNVNVYYLAYLSLGVIWGTNFLFMKWAAEWITPLQIVFLRVVAGFVPVFLYALYKSQFNVAHLKNIHHFFIMSFLATTIYYYCFAQGTALLESGIAGALSGAIPIFSAIATFVLLKEEKITGKAVAGIGIGLIGVIIIARPWESGAAGLDINGVFYMLMGSLSIGVSFVYARKYITPMNIPPAALTSYQMLIAIIAIGFFGDLQGIGNIQSDGVALLGVLVGLGLLGTGLAYILYYVIVKYLGAIIASTATYIPPVVSLLIGAFLANELILVSDWGAMLLILSGVFMMNKK
- a CDS encoding flavodoxin family protein; protein product: MSIAVIYGSTRPNGNTETLTKLAIENIEVDSIYLNDFTINSIEDRRHEEEGFPIVEDDYDAILSRMMQHETFIFATPIYWYSMSGQMKNFVDRWSQTMKDARFKDFKERMSHKKAYVIAVGGDSPTIKGLPLIQQFTYIFDFFGLSFEGYIIGEANKPGDIYNDQQAINAAVQLRKKLISL
- a CDS encoding SDR family NAD(P)-dependent oxidoreductase; this translates as MADLQFGKNGWTPARIGSLKGKTYVITGATSGTGFEATKILASKGAKVVTLNRNPKKSEECMGKIKEELGVDVDVSYVTMDLGNQASVKAAAAEVLKKVDRIDALLCNGAIAQVPEQKFTVDGFESQLGVNYYGHWTLQALLFDLIDKSNGRIVTVGSMGYDMGIKTIKFDDMNWDKGYQGNNVYSQSKLAQIMSIYELQDRLKKAGNTNVKAYACHPGSSSTSLITTSGSLGMRIVFGLMKLSPMVQSAEKGAYPELMCATESNLDESGFYGPTGRANWVGPVGNCGIKAHALDKKVSKRLWEVSEKATGVSWNL
- a CDS encoding AraC family transcriptional regulator; the encoded protein is MSKQKIKQIIENTITEDGMMKTGIKGVHLFRVSDTRLCAPAIYKPTVVAVLNGTKEAVLDGKSFKYDSSKYMCCTMTMPVEAGTPEASPENPLLGVYISLDTKVMTELAIEMQNASGALSKSKSNQPPPGLAYSNWDETFTEALLRLMQLGENPLDTLILGESRLRELYYAVLKGEAGNSAMRAFGIGNEISRSIVYLSSNLDKAITIEDMAEQVGMSRAVFHRKFKQATSMSPIQFAKSMRLNSAAMRMATGMTVNEAAFEVGYISSSQFSREFKRMYGLSPKQWSSSNQLSSELMRRNENYFDEFQQSVT
- a CDS encoding MarR family winged helix-turn-helix transcriptional regulator → MEGNFSQAEIDLKLFRTWMKTTKALTDNAKKDIASHGLTIENFMVLELLYNKGPHYIQEISDKLMVPSGSITYVVNKLEKKELVKRELDEENKRYCRVLLTDKGQVLFDEIFPKHVDMIMENLASLDNSQKEQLKELLKIVGLAAKELSRTTSSEQVE